A genomic region of Candidatus Paceibacterota bacterium contains the following coding sequences:
- the rpmH gene encoding 50S ribosomal protein L34 — MSQTYQPKKKKRAKTHGFLVRSSSKNGKNILKKRRQKGRKRLSTV; from the coding sequence ATGTCTCAAACGTATCAGCCTAAGAAGAAAAAAAGGGCAAAAACACACGGTTTTCTTGTCCGATCGTCCTCAAAAAACGGGAAAAACATTCTTAAAAAACGCCGCCAAAAAGGGCGAAAACGTCTTAGCACGGTCTAG